The Aspergillus chevalieri M1 DNA, chromosome 5, nearly complete sequence genome includes a region encoding these proteins:
- a CDS encoding bifunctional C97 family peptidase/thioredoxin family protein (COG:O;~EggNog:ENOG410PHTV;~InterPro:IPR017937,IPR008580,IPR013535,IPR036249, IPR042266,IPR013766;~MEROPS:MER0323972;~PFAM:PF00085,PF08324,PF05903), with translation MDVKLYVYDLSKGLARMYSLALTGTQMDAIYHTSIVLDGTEYYFGQGIQTAFPGSTHHGHPMEVIHLGTTELPKDVIEEYIQSLEEIYSPESYDLFLHNCNNFTQDLSMFLLGKNIPDHIRNLPQTFLNTPFGQMMKPQIDNALRGVTQGTGTRGVPQLPSAPARAPAPVPASGTTAVAALPRVTVQMANNVQQLDTYLNTASQTGKGAVIFFTSATCPPCKILYPTYDELAEEAGDHTVLVKVDISVALDVGMKYGVRATPTFMTFLRGEKVDEWSGANPGMLQGNVRLLMQMVQQEQLAKAHPHRRLDLPSLQRKIDNYVLYKKVPPLDKVRQKLSPYDSGPVVSSIIDFLQARNNAATAPADTPIPTNLAQIATYLQATAPHLPRENRFALVDLARLLFLDPRVSGYFAERDSPSHATLSSLFSLASPVSPTDPSPSPCTCTSISTSPGSQSAPAASALAPAPYNLRMTLLQLACNLFTTPLYTTHLSTDRALRDTIVRLATSALLSEDIITDANGTKTKIPANLRVVAASCIYNLAALNHNVRLRLVDHDPRSGPGFKDEVKSKFETKSGERRHAETEPEPGAEADREPLSEEEQVEIAAAVIEALDKENESSETVRGLVLALALLVYEADVEGSVVDVCRAMGVEEILRVKGGIFREGREVISEVGCLFK, from the exons ATTATATGTCTACGACCTCTCCAAG GGTCTTGCACGAATG TATTCACTCGCCCTGACGGGAACACAAATGGACGCTATCTATCACACATCAATCGTCTTGGACGGAACAGAGTATTACTTCGGACAGGGTATCCAGACTGCCTTCCCGGGTAGTACGCACCACGGCCACCCAATGGAGGTGATCCACCTAGGAACGACAGAGTTACCCAAGGACGTCATTGAAGAGTACATCCAGTCTCTGGAGGAAATTTACAGTCCAGAA TCATACGACCTCTTCCTGCacaactgcaacaacttCACCCAAGACCTGTCCATGTTTCTCCTCGGGAAGAACATCCCCGATCACATCCGGAATCTCCCCCAGACATTCCTCAATACGCCATTTGGACAGATGATGAAGCCGCAGATCGATAATGCCCTGCGCGGTGTAACCCAAGGCACTGGCACACGGGGTGTTCCACAGCTGCCTTCAGCTCCAGCTCGAGCTCCAGCTCCAGTCCCTGCGTCTGGGACCACGGCAGTGGCTGCACTTCCCCGTGTCACAGTCCAGATGGCAAACAACGTGCAACAACTTGACACCTACCTGAACACTGCATCACAAACCGGCAAAGGCGCCgtcatcttcttcacctcCGCAACTTGTCCGCCCTGCAAGATCCTGTACCCGACGTATGACGAGCTAGCCGAAGAAGCAGGGGACCATACAGTTCTGGTGAAAGTCGACATCAGCGTCGCGCTGGACGTGGGGATGAAGTACGGGGTGCGTGCGACGCCGACGTTCATGACATTCCTGCGCGGCGAGAAGGTGGATGAGTGGAGTGGTGCAAATCCGGGGATGCTACAGGGGAATGTACGGCTGTTGATGCAGATGGTGCAGCAGGAGCAACTTGCGAAGGCGCACCCGCATCGCAGACTTGACCTTCCAAGCCTCCAGAGGAAAATCGATAATTACGTGCTGTACAAAAAAGTTCCCCCGTTGGACAAAGTGCGTCAGAAACTGAGCCCCTACGACTCCGGCCCCGTGGTATCCTCCATTATTGATTTCCTACAAGCCCGAAACAACGCTGCAACCGCTCCAGCCGACACTCCAATCCCCACGAACCTAGCACAAATCGCAACATACCTCCAAGCCACTGCGCCACATCTCCCACGCGAGAACCGCTTCGCACTGGTCGATCTCGCCCGCCTGTTATTCCTCGACCCTCGCGTCAGTGGCTACTTTGCAGAAAGGGACTCCCCATCCCACGCAACCCTTTCTTCCTTGTTCTCCCTCGCATCGCCCGTATCCCCCACAGATccatcgccatcgccatGCACATGTACATCTATATCTACATCCCCCGGATCGCAATCTGCACCCGCGGCATCCGCACTCGCACCCGCCCCCTACAACCTCCGCATGACCCTCCTCCAACTCGCCTGCAACCTCTTCACTACCCCACTGTACACCACACACCTGTCCACAGACCGCGCCCTGCGCGACACAATCGTCCGCCTCGCAACAAGCGCCCTCCTCTCCGAAGACATCATCACAGACGCAAACGGCACCAAAACAAAAATCCCCGCTAACCTCCGCGTAGTCGCAGCATCATGTATCTACAATCTCGCCGCTCTGAACCATAACGTGCGTCTACGGCTGGTAGATCACGACCCAAGATCTGGACCGGGATTCAAGGATGAGGTTAAGTCTAAATTCGAGACAAAATCCGGGGAACGGCGGCACGCGGAAACGGAACCGGAACCGGGCGCGGAAGCGGACCGGGAACCCCTATCCGAAGAGGAACAAGTGGAGATTGCCGCAGCGGTTATTGAAGCGTTAGACAAAGAAAATGAGAGTAGTGAGACGGTGCGCGGGCTGGTGCTTGCGCTGGCATTGTTGGTTTACGAGGCCGATGTGGAGGGGAGCGTCGTGGACGTTTGTCGGGCGATGGGGGTGGAGGAGATACTTCGGGTTAAGGGGGGGATATTTCGGGAGGGGAGAGAGGTGATTTCGGAGGTTGGATGTTTGTTCAAGTAA
- a CDS encoding uncharacterized protein (COG:S;~EggNog:ENOG410PU5X): MFPFLPWSCKTNMRSSPSAPTASIENSFGSSFSMPSPPTSIATMATTTTTATASSTLVDLSPRKSSYTPYGQSSSSCAFPSWPNRPSLVCSDPDQSTSSSAMNNTTPSTPSAYISDEELLDTPLSSPSEELGDDKQSLDPTLMSMSYTTEQRIRHMREMAEEEEGRAQFLAQVQAHARAQQAMRLQKPQSQLPVTTTTTTNQMATGPAMATIAARRKRRTVVPVVGKKRRATSSSSNKCYPRV; this comes from the coding sequence ATGTTTCCCTTCCTCCCTTGGTCTTGCAAGACCAACATGCGCTCTTCTCCCAGCGCGCCTACCGCCAGCATCGAAAACAGCTTCGGCTCTAGCTTCTCCATGCCCTCTCCTCCTACTTCCATAGCTACTATGGCTACCACCACTACAACTGCCACTGCCTCTTCCACTCTTGTCGACCTCTCTCCCAGAAAATCCTCCTACACTCCCTACGGCCAGTCCAGCTCTTCTTGCGCCTTCCCCTCTTGGCCAAACCGCCCTTCTCTGGTCTGCAGCGACCCAGACCAATCTACCTCTTCCTCAGCTATGAACAACACCACCCCCTCCACTCCCAGCGCCTACATCTCCGACGAAGAACTCCTCGACACACCGCTTTCCTCGCCATCCGAGGAACTAGGCGACGACAAGCAGAGCTTAGACCCCACCCTTATGAGCATGAGCTACACCACCGAGCAGCGTATCAGGCATATGCGCGAAATggccgaggaggaggaggggcgCGCCCAATTCCTCGCTCAGGTTCAGGCCCACGCCCGCGCTCAGCAGGCCATGCGGCTGCAGAAGCCTCAGTCACAGCTACCGGTGACCACGACAACGACGACGAATCAAATGGCCACGGGGCCGGCTATGGCTACGATAGCGGCACGTCGGAAGCGCAGGACGGTTGTGCCCGTTGTCGGGAAGAAACGGCGGGCGAcgtcttcgtcatcgaaCAAGTGTTATCCGCGAgtttga
- a CDS encoding uncharacterized protein (COG:A;~EggNog:ENOG410PQRQ;~InterPro:IPR000504,IPR025715,IPR035979,IPR012677;~PFAM:PF13865,PF00076;~go_function: GO:0003676 - nucleic acid binding [Evidence IEA]) yields MSGKLDKSLDEILVNHRQSTRRRGGARRGKAGAAGGIRKTKATKPTGKAAGKAAQPTATPTPTDSKIMVSGLPVDVNEANIKEYFTKSAGPVKRVMLTYGPNGTSRGIASIIFGKPDTAAKAAKELNGLLVDGKPMKIEVVVDATRAPAVPEPKSLTERVAQSAKSQPKPATGPKPAGAGRRGRRAARRGGGRPNRPQKKSKEDLDAEMDDYFVSNESGGAPAEGNAPVNGQAQPATNGGEDVGMAEIS; encoded by the exons ATGTCTGGCAAGTTGGACAAGTCTCTTGATGAGATCCTGGTGAACCACCGCCAGAGCACCCGCCGTCGCGGTGGCGCTCGCCGTGGAAAGGCCGGAGCTGCTGGAGGAATCAGAAAGACCAAAGCCACCAAGCCTACTGGCAAGGCTGCTGGCAAGGCTGCTCAGCCCACTGCAACTCCTACTCCTACTGATAGCAAGATTATGGTCAGCGGCTTG CCTGTCGATGTGAATGAGGCCAATATCAAG GAATACTTCACCAAGTCTGCAGGCCCTGTCAAGCGGGTGATGCTCACATACGGCCCAAATGGCACTAGCCGCGGAATTGCCTCAATAATCTTCGGCAAGCCGGACACTGCCGCCAAGGCTGCCAAAGAGCTGAATGGGCTTTTGGTTGATGGCAAGCCGATGAAG ATTGAGGTTGTTGTTGACGCCACGCGTGCTCCTGCTGTTCCCGAACCGAAATCTCTTACCGAGCGCGTTGCGCAATCAGCCAAGTCGCAGCCGAAGCCCGCGACGGGACCCAAGCCGGCCGGCGCCGGTCGCCGTGGTCGCCGTGCTGCTCGCCGTGGCGGCGGTCGTCCCAACCGGCCTCAGAAGAAATCAAAGGAGGATCTTGACGCTGAGATGGATGACTACTTTGTCTCGAACGAGAGCGGCGGAGCACCGGCGGAAGGGAACGCTCCGGTAAACGGCCAGGCCCAGCCGGCGACGAACGGTGGCGAAGACGTTGGCATGGCTGAAATTTCT TGA
- a CDS encoding uncharacterized protein (COG:S;~EggNog:ENOG410PZRM), with the protein MVSTFRAESPNTWAEGSFYARGQLVPDQTEGKGRNGPFTKLKLRCFLLTPEALEALVCWPKRLEVFQLKFSFGDDYSTMGLHTEWTLAMLKQILAIHRSTLRSIKLYAVNVAGLADFDLREFESLEELSLSSACTGHQYPVQSYMMGSFTNLLAPRLRVFQWDLTLENQQHCEGMDSFDQKEEDWLRALVREALARGCPLQSIEIKFTPSSSHCFNGIYPWDRMDALGADLRPYGIKVRYNTPSINREEFSKTVENTKKQEA; encoded by the coding sequence ATGGTCTCGACCTTTCGAGCAGAATCTCCAAACACTTGGGCTGAAGGGAGTTTCTACGCACGGGGACAGCTTGTGCCAGACCAAACTGAAGGAAAGGGCAGGAACGGCCCCTTCACAAAGCTCAAGCTACGCTGCTTTCTTCTGACCCCTGAGGCCCTCGAAGCATTGGTCTGCTGGCCCAAGCGCCTGGAAGTGTTCCAGCTAAAGTTCTCATTCGGAGATGACTACAGCACAATGGGGCTACATACCGAGTGGACACTGGCAATGTTAAAACAGATCTTAGCCATCCACCGAAGTACATTGCGCTCGATCAAGTTATACGCTGTGAACGTCGCCGGGCTGGCAGATTTCGACCTGCGAGAATTTGAAAGTCTAGAGGAATTGAGTCTCTCTTCTGCATGTACTGGTCACCAATATCCTGTCCAAAGCTATATGATGGGGTCTTTTACCAACCTGCTTGCTCCGCGCCTTCGTGTTTTTCAGTGGGATTTGACACTCGAGAATCAACAGCATTGCGAGGGGATGGACAGCTTTGACCAAAAAGAGGAAGATTGGTTGCGGGCGCTGGTGCGCGAAGCACTTGCACGCGGATGTCCACTCCAAAGTATTGAAATAAAATTTACACCCAGTTCTAGCCACTGCTTCAATGGCATCTATCCGTGGGACCGAATGGATGCCCTGGGGGCTGACTTACGCCCATACGGAATCAAAGTGCGCTACAATACTCCTTCCATTAACAGGGAGGAGTTTTCAAAAACCGTGGAAAACACCAAAAAGCAGGAAGCTTAG
- the VPS24 gene encoding ESCRT-III subunit protein VPS24 (BUSCO:EOG0926510L;~COG:U;~EggNog:ENOG410PNEV;~InterPro:IPR005024;~PFAM:PF03357;~go_process: GO:0007034 - vacuolar transport [Evidence IEA]): METLKAVFFGPDPQAQMRKCNQLIRANTRQLDRDITQLKTLDSKTRQFILNASRRAERNPSQARQATVELKTFARELVRIRKQSARLTTSRAQLQSVQMQVNEAFSVRKIQGSLKKSTGIMKDVNTLVKLPELSGTMHQLSTELVRAGIIEEMVDDAITDSNMLEEEEEEADAEVDKILQEILQGKLSQAQKPEKPLEEEPAAEDVFEDQEATLEQMRGRLEALKS; this comes from the exons ATGGAGACCCTTAAGGCGGTCTTTTTCGGGCCCGATCCCCAGGCTCAG ATGAGAAAATGCAATCAACTTATCCGCGCTAATACCCGCCAATTAGACCGCGACATCACGCAGCTCAAGACCCTCGACAGCAAGACACGACAATTCATATTGAATGCGTCAAGACGAGCGGAGCGGAACCCCTCGCAGGCAAGACAAGCCACCGTCGAATTGAAGACGTTCGCGCGAGAACTCGTTCGGATCCGGAAACAATCCGCCCGTTTGACCACGAGCCGAGCACAGCTTCAGAGTGTCCAGATGCAGGTGAACGAGGCGTTTTCGGTCCGCAAGATTCAAGGAAGTCTGAAAAAGTCGACGGGAATCATGAAGGATGTGAACACACTAGTTAAGTTACCAGAATTATCCGGAACGATGCACCAACTCTCCACGGAGTTGGTCCGGGCCGGGATTATCGAAGAGATGGTTGACGATGCAATTACCGATTCTAATATGcttgaagaggaggaggaggaagccgACGCAGAGGTGGACAAGATTTTGCAGGAGATCTTACAAGGAAAACTCTCCCAGGCCCAAAAGCCGGAGAAGCCTCTGGAAGAAGAGCCGGCCGCCGAAGACGTGTTCGAGGACCAGGAAGCTACGCTTGAACAGATGCGAGGACGATTGGAAGCTCTGAAGAGCTAA
- the wos2 gene encoding Hsp90 cochaperone SBA1 (BUSCO:EOG09265BE5;~COG:O;~EggNog:ENOG410PQIN;~InterPro:IPR008978,IPR007052;~PFAM:PF04969): MPDLPQTHPEVTWAQRSSSTEAERNYLYVDIKASDVAKSAADLKITSKNVSFTGESKKGVKYHVSLDLYAEIDPENSKVNHNDREVELVLRKKELKEEFWPRLLETKQRVHFLKTDFDKWVDEDEQDEVPDEDYANNFGDFGGGDGGAGGLGNIDFSKLGGLDPSALAGLGGQPGEEEAEGAEGDEEEEDMPELEPADDKGEAKNPKIQEVS; encoded by the exons ATGCCTGACCTTCCTCAGACACACCCTGAAG TCACATGGGCTCAGCGCTCCTCGAGCACTGAGGCCGAGCGCAATTACCTCTACGTGGATATCAAGGCTTCCGATGTTGCCAAGTCTGCTGCAGACCTGAAGATCACTTCGAAAAATGTCTCGTTCACTGGTGAATCCAAGAAGGGCGTGAAGTATCATGTGTCGCTCGACTTGTACGCCGAAATCGACCCCGAGAACAGCAAAGTGAACCACAACGACCGTGAAGTTGAGCTGGTTCTGCGGAAGAAGGAGCTGAAGGAAGAATTCTGGCCTCGTCTGCTGGAGACTAAGCAGAGAGTTCACTTCTTGAAGACCGACTTTGACAAG TGggtcgacgaggatgaaCAGGACGAGGTCCCTGACGAGGACTATGCGAACAACTTCGGTGACttcggtggtggtgatggcggtgcCGGCGGTCTTGGAAACATTGATTTCTCGAAGCTGGGTGGTCTTGACCCCAGTGCCCTTGCTGGACTTGGTGGACAGCCTGGCGAAGAGGAAGCAGAAGGTGCTGAGGGTGACGAG gaggaggaagatatgcCCGAGCTCGAGCCCGCCGACGACAAGGGTGAGGCCAAGAACCCCAAGATCCAAGAGGTCTCATaa
- a CDS encoding translation machinery-associated protein TMA46 (BUSCO:EOG09264DJ8;~COG:S;~EggNog:ENOG410PFET;~InterPro:IPR036855,IPR000571,IPR032378;~PFAM:PF16543;~go_function: GO:0046872 - metal ion binding [Evidence IEA]) has protein sequence MPPKKQPDQPKKKKATAEDKTFGMKNKKGAQAKRQIEQMKAQDKANVRPDDKRKAAEKARIEAEKKAAAEAKKESAELFKPVQVQKVPFGVDPKTVVCVFYKQGNCEKGRKCKFSHDLNAERKAAKKDLYTDSRDVKQDEEEAKKKDAMDDWDEEKLRKVILSKHGNPRTTTEKVCKYFIEAVENQKYGWFWTCPNGGDKCMYRHSLPPGFVLKTKEQRKAEKALMDKSPLNTLTLEDWLESERHKLTGNLTPVTPETFAQWKKNRLDKKAAEQQAKQAKEATGRTLFESGNWKADDESEDEDDDGFNFDSLREETERIRAEKEEERLGKIHGFTVPDESAG, from the exons ATGCCTCCCAAGAAGCAGCCCGACCAGCctaagaagaagaaggccacCGCGGAGGACAAG ACCTTTGGTATGAAGAAC AAAAAAGGTGCTCAGGCCAAGAGACAGATTGAGCAAATGAAAGCCCAGGATAAGGCCAACGTGAGACCTGACGATAAGCGAAAGGCAGCTGAAAAGGCTCGCATTGAAGCAGAGAAGAAGGCCGCAGCCGAAGCCAAGAAGGAGTCTGCGGAGCTGTTCAAGCCCGTCCAGGTGCAAAAGGTTCCCTTCGGTGTCGACCCCAAGACCGTTGTCTGTGTCTTCTACAAACAGGGAAACTGTGAAAAGGGCCGCAAGTGCAAGTTCAGCCACGACTTGAATGCCGAGCGCAAGGCTGCCAAGAAGGATCTGTACACCGATTCTCGGGATGTGAAgcaggacgaggaggaggcgaagaagaaggatgccATGGACGACTGGGACGAAGAGAAGTTGCGCAAGGTCATTCTCAGCAAGCACGGAAACCCACGAACTACAACCGAGAAGGTCTGCAAATATTTTATCGAAGCTGTCGAGAACCAAAAATACGGATGGTTCTGGACTTGTCCCAATGGTGGTGACAAGTGTATGTACAGACATAGCTTGCCGCCTGG ATTCGTTCTGAAGACCAAGGAGCAGAGAAAGGCCGAAAAGGCTTTGATGGACAAGTCGCCACTCAACACATTGACCCTGGAAGACTGGCTCGAATCGGAACGACACAAGCTCACGGGTAACCTCACACCAGTTACCCCCGAGACATTTGCTCAATGGAAGAAGAACCGTCTCGACAAGAAGGCCGCTGAGCAACAGGCCAAGCAGGCCAAGGAAGCCACCGGTCGTACTCTGTTTGAGAGCGGGAACTGGAAGGCAGATGATGAGagtgaggatgaggatgatgatggattcAACTTCGACTCTCTCCGGGAGGAAACCGAACGAATCCGCGccgagaaggaagaggagcgACTTGGGAAGATCCACGGTTTCACTGTGCCAGACGAGAGCGCGGGTTGA
- a CDS encoding FAD-dependent oxidoreductase (COG:E;~EggNog:ENOG410PMZS;~InterPro:IPR023209,IPR006076,IPR006181;~PFAM:PF01266;~go_function: GO:0003884 - D-amino-acid oxidase activity [Evidence IEA];~go_function: GO:0016491 - oxidoreductase activity [Evidence IEA];~go_function: GO:0071949 - FAD binding [Evidence IEA];~go_process: GO:0046416 - D-amino acid metabolic process [Evidence IEA];~go_process: GO:0055114 - oxidation-reduction process [Evidence IEA]), which produces MPPNETIVVIGAGVIGLTTALTLQTHLSPSQSILLIARDFPSTTSINYASPWAGAHYRPIPGTTPQALRESSQARRTYAAFKRLVTQEPAAGIEEVEGVEYLENPPEEYLEKRGVEDAYSSYLDGFCQLRSGGDGEDGLPEGVKWGVRYKTFVVNSPVYCAHLLRRFVLNGGRTMTYDLADTNEAFYVGENVKTVVSCSGMGFNDPKSFIIKGQTCLVRNPCAITLTRQNSDGTWSFCIPRPLYGGTIIGGTKEPNNWDPNPSPQTRAKILSNAAKWFPFTAQSQGKFDVIRDIVGRRPAREGGMRIEIERIADGKTVVHAYGAGGRGFELSVGVAEDVVDLMFENGILRTKGLL; this is translated from the exons ATGCCACCAAACGAGACAATCGTCGTGATAGG CGCCGGCGTCATCGGTCTCACAACAGCCCTCACCCTCCAAACCCACCTCTCCCCAAGCCAATCCATCCTCCTAATCGCACGCGACTTCCCCAGCACAACTTCCATAAACTACGCTTCCCCCTGGGCCGGCGCACACTACCGCCCAATCCCAGGCACAACACCCCAAGCCCTCCGCGAAAGCTCCCAAGCGCGACGCACCTACGCGGCGTTCAAGAGACTAGTCACGCAGGAACCTGCTGCGGGAATCGAGGAGGTAGAAGGGGTTGAGTATCTGGAGAATCCGCCGGAGGAGTATTTGGAGAAGAGGGGGGTTGAGGATGCGTATTCGTCGTATCTGGATGGGTTTTGCCAGCTGAGATCTGGAGGGGATGGTGAAGATGGGTTACCGGAGGGGGTGAAATGGGGCGTACGGTATAAGACATTCGTTGTGAACTCGCCGGTTTACTGTGCGCATTTGCTGCGACGATTTGTGTTGAACGGAGGGCGGACTATGACGTACGATCTCGCGGATACGAACGAGGCGTTTTATGTCGGCGAGAATGTGAAAACGGTAGTAAGTTGTTCTGGGATGGGATTCAACGACCCTAAGTCATTCATCATCAAAG GCCAAACCTGCCTCGTCCGCAACCCGTGCGCGATAACCCTCACCCGCCAAAACTCCGACGGAACCTGGTCCTTCTGCATTCCCCGCCCTTTATATGGCGGGACAATAATTGGAGGCACCAAAGAGCCTAACAACTGGGACCCCAATCCATCCCCACAAACACGCGCAAAAATTCTTTCCAACGCGGCCAAATGGTTTCCGTTTACGGCACAGAGTCAGGGAAAGTTTGACGTGATAAGGGATATTGTGGGAAGGAGGCCGGCGAGGGAGGGTGGTATGAGAATTGAGATTGAGAGGATTGCCGACGGGAAGACGGTTGTTCATGCTTACGGTGCTGGGGGAAGGGGTTTTGAGTTGTCTGTTGGGGTTGCGGAGGATGTGGTGGATTTGATGTTTGAGAATGGTATCTTGCGGACTAAAGGATTGTTATAG
- a CDS encoding F-box domain protein (COG:S;~EggNog:ENOG410PY3K;~InterPro:IPR001810,IPR036047;~go_function: GO:0005515 - protein binding [Evidence IEA]) yields MRHFCSICGVLIRSSAAENDMGPPVEDLEWYQLIRTFYKGSPECTVEATGLGYLNSFNQPVVPVNFNEFYLQPDVVIDNFVPSFDAGLHNPTYLVHEACWRVLLDRILYGNPLTDLVAVALAQLFWGACLYRQYSCVPRHDHGGSTEYWHAEGDPIEEMTQGGHGHCAVEPVGFFSIEDLRSCLGPEVPVEIPATSSIASTRRLEHGSDKFTNLPTEVIHILLTWLRSDDIQRLRLASRPVASISHPDLLPQFFWHGRFLPDFEMGFAMPIHTDGFHDWRSLYFRVKRGLKMHCSNRLRNRKRVWDFICNEEDWYQKLYTGSDDELDLCLFR; encoded by the exons ATGCGCCATTTTTGCTCAATATGCGGCGTCTTAATCCGTTCGAGCGCCGCTGAAAATGACATGGGCCCTCCAGTTGAGGACCTGGAGTGGTACCAATTGATCCGGACTT TCTATAAAGGATCGCCTGAATGCACTGTTGAAGCCACTGGACTCGGATATCTCAACAGCTTCAACCAGCCTGTTGTGCCTGTGAACTTCAACGAGTTTTACTTGCAACCGGATGTGGTCATAGACAACTTTGTCCCGTCTTTTGATGCTGGCCTGCACAATCCCACGTACTTAGTCCATGAAGCTTGTTGGAGAGTCCTGCTCGATCGAATTTTGTATGGCAATCCATTGACGGACCTTGTGGCCGTTGCGCTGGCGCAGCTGTTTTGGGGCGCTTGTTTGTATAGGCAGTACTCTTGTGTCCCAAGACATGATCATGGGGGATCAACTGAATACTGGCATGCTGAAGGAGACCCGATTGAAGAAATGACACAGGGAGGACATGGGCATTGTGCTGTTGAACCTGTGGGGTTTTTCAGTATCGAGGACCTTAGGAGCTGCCTTGGTCCTGAGGTTCCGGTGGAAATACCTGCTACTTCTTCCATAGCGTCCACACGAAGGCTTGAACATGGTTCTGACAAGTTCACTAATCTTCCTACCGAGGTTATTCACATACTCTTGACTTGGTTGCGGTCAGATGATATCCAACGACTGCGTCTGGCATCCCGACCGGTAGCTTCAATATCCCACCCGGACCTACTCCCGCAGTTTTTCTGGCATGGTCGGTTCCTCCCGGATTTTGAAATGGGATTCGCAATGCCAATTCACACAGACGGGTTTCATGACTGGCGGTCACTTTACTTTAGAGTCAAACGCGGCTTGAAGATGCATTGCTCTAATCGACTCAGGAACAGAAAGAGGGTATGGGACTTTATTTGCAATGAGGAAGATTGGTATCAAAAGCTATATACAGGTAGCGATGATGAACTAGACTTGTGTTTGTTCCGCTAG